A segment of the Deltaproteobacteria bacterium genome:
ATTCACCGACTGCATGGTGCCCGAATCCGCTTTACTCGGCGCCGAGGGCGAAGGTTTGAAGATCGCTTTGGAGACGCTTGATCTTTTACGTTGCAGCGTCGGGGCGGCTGCCGTGGGATTTGCCCAGCGGGCTTTGGAAGAAGCGATTCGCTACAGTAAGGCGCGGCGGCAGTTTGGCCGGGCGATCGCTGAGTTCCAGGGGATTGAATTCAAGCTCGCCGAGATGGCGACTGAGTTAGAAGCAGCGCGGCTGTTGGTTTACCAAGCAGCCTGGGCGCATGACTGCGGCAACGCCGATGCCAAACAGAAATCGTCGATGGCGAAATTCTACGCCACCGAAGCGGCGCAGCGCATCGTCGATCAAGGTTTGCAAATTCACGGCGGCGTGGGATTGATCGCCGGCAGCATCATGGAGCGACTCTACCGCGACGTGCGCGCGCTGCGGATTTACGAAGGCACGTCGGAGATTCAAAAACTGGTGATTGCGCGGGCGTTGCTAAAATAGGCTCAGCCGAAGGCTGATCAATCCTCTGACAGAGGTCGGAAGTCAAAGGTCAGAGATCAGGTGTCAGCAAAAGCCAGGAGAAAAAAATCATGCACAAAAAAATCACTCGGCGAGCTTTTTGCTCGATGCTCTTGGCTCTGCCCGTTGCAGCTCGGGCGCAGCAGCCGGCGGGAATACCCCGGATAGGAATACTGATCGCGGGCTCCGCGTCCTCCTATTTGCTCCGGGTCGAAGCATTGCGCCAACGGCTGCGCGAGCTCGGGTATGTCGAAGGGAAAAACATTTTCATTGAGTACCGATATGCGGAAGGGAAACTCGAACGGCTGCCTGACCTTGCAGCCGAGCTGGTCCGTCTCAAAGTTGACGTTATCGTCACCACCGGCTCGAATACTTTAGCTGCTAAGAAGGCGAGCGCAACAATTCCCATCGTATTTGCCGTTGCGGGCGATCCAGTAGGAAGTGGGCTCGTTTCCAGCCTGGCGCGCCCGGGCGGGAATATCACCGGACTTAGCCTCATGGCGCCGGATCTAGATGGCAAACGATTAGAACTGCTCAAGGAAGCCTTCCCTAAGGTTGCCCGGGTGACCTTCCTCTGGGTGCCCGTTGATTCGAGGGGAAACTTGGCCCTCACAGAGATGGAGGCTGCGGCCAAGGCGTTGGGAGTCAAACTTCAATCGCTTGAGGTGCGAAGCCTTGACGATTTTGACATCGCATTCGCACGAGCGAAAAGGGAAGGCGCCCAAGCGCTCATTGCGACCGCAAGCCCACTAATCAATACTCAGCAACGTCAAGTGTTGGACTTCGCGGCAAAGAACCGGTTGCCGGCGATGTACGAAACGAGTGAGTTTGTTGAGGCCGGCGGCTTGATGAGCTACGCGCCGAACTTTGCGGATATGTGGCGGCGCGCCGCTGACTTTGTGGACAAGATCTTGAAAGGCACAAAACCCGCCGAGATTCCGGTCGAGCAGCCGATGAGGTTCGAGTTCATCATCAATCTGATAGCGGCCAAGCGGATCGGATTAACGATTCCGCC
Coding sequences within it:
- a CDS encoding ABC transporter substrate-binding protein — its product is MHKKITRRAFCSMLLALPVAARAQQPAGIPRIGILIAGSASSYLLRVEALRQRLRELGYVEGKNIFIEYRYAEGKLERLPDLAAELVRLKVDVIVTTGSNTLAAKKASATIPIVFAVAGDPVGSGLVSSLARPGGNITGLSLMAPDLDGKRLELLKEAFPKVARVTFLWVPVDSRGNLALTEMEAAAKALGVKLQSLEVRSLDDFDIAFARAKREGAQALIATASPLINTQQRQVLDFAAKNRLPAMYETSEFVEAGGLMSYAPNFADMWRRAADFVDKILKGTKPAEIPVEQPMRFEFIINLIAAKRIGLTIPPNVLVRADRVIR